A section of the Rossellomorea marisflavi genome encodes:
- a CDS encoding thioredoxin family protein encodes MDLMQWYQKAMSSDAYLEYMKENKERTASILEKFSIPEEDRELLERIGEHSLKVIAITEDWCGDAMVNIPILLKLAEAANIEVKMILRDENLELMDQYLTNGTSRSIPIFIFIDEEGKERMVWGPRAPMVKKVVDDENAKLPPRDHEDFPLRKKEMIQRLGNLYSTDRTIWQEVYDSLKTSLVQSILM; translated from the coding sequence ATGGACTTGATGCAGTGGTATCAAAAGGCGATGTCATCGGACGCCTATTTAGAATATATGAAGGAAAACAAAGAACGGACGGCTTCGATCCTCGAGAAGTTCTCGATCCCTGAAGAGGACCGGGAGTTGCTGGAGCGGATCGGGGAGCATTCCCTTAAAGTGATCGCCATTACAGAAGATTGGTGCGGAGATGCCATGGTCAATATTCCGATCCTCCTTAAGCTTGCTGAAGCAGCGAATATCGAGGTGAAGATGATTCTGAGGGATGAAAACCTCGAACTCATGGATCAGTACCTAACAAATGGGACGTCACGTTCGATTCCGATTTTCATCTTTATTGATGAAGAAGGAAAGGAACGCATGGTTTGGGGACCGAGGGCTCCTATGGTGAAGAAAGTCGTAGATGATGAGAACGCCAAACTGCCTCCAAGAGATCATGAGGACTTCCCATTAAGGAAAAAAGAGATGATTCAACGACTGGGGAATCTTTACTCAACAGATAGGACCATCTGGCAGGAAGTTTATGATAGCTTGAAAACAAGCCTCGTCCAGAGCATCCTCATGTAA
- a CDS encoding YwbE family protein yields MNGQQRVNIKPGIEVDIVLKKDQRSGALTRGIVKDILTNSPQHPHGIKVRLQDGQVGRVKQIITE; encoded by the coding sequence ATGAACGGACAACAGCGTGTGAATATCAAACCGGGTATCGAAGTGGATATCGTCTTGAAGAAAGATCAGCGCTCCGGTGCGTTGACCAGGGGGATCGTCAAAGATATCTTGACCAACTCGCCTCAGCATCCGCACGGCATCAAGGTCCGCCTGCAAGACGGACAAGTGGGCCGCGTGAAACAGATCATAACGGAATAA
- a CDS encoding YueI family protein, with the protein MSKPTMDDYLENGIYGQKQTKPDERRKFLGSLRERVVVALTQSQVREKGVYKEVQEALKENPDARLLLNGSMSYTFLSKYIKLADTFNISFSMVTNMETETDVGLVLAYNEAIDKEEIFVQEKSLKKKEDVKKKSIFSSIKKMLF; encoded by the coding sequence TTGAGTAAACCGACAATGGATGATTATTTAGAAAATGGAATATATGGGCAGAAGCAGACGAAGCCCGATGAAAGAAGGAAGTTTTTAGGGTCGCTGCGCGAGCGTGTTGTCGTGGCTCTTACGCAGAGTCAGGTAAGGGAGAAGGGTGTCTATAAGGAAGTGCAGGAAGCCCTTAAGGAGAACCCTGATGCCAGGCTCCTTCTGAACGGTTCAATGAGCTATACCTTCCTCTCAAAATACATCAAACTTGCCGATACATTCAACATTTCCTTCTCCATGGTAACGAATATGGAGACCGAGACGGATGTTGGCCTTGTATTGGCCTACAACGAAGCCATCGACAAAGAAGAGATATTTGTACAGGAAAAGTCATTGAAGAAGAAGGAAGACGTCAAAAAGAAGAGCATCTTCTCTTCGATCAAGAAGATGCTCTTCTAG
- a CDS encoding helix-turn-helix domain-containing protein, which translates to MIHQKTNSIVIESLNKFPHKIHIKLGDILKERGLTQGDLHRLTGLRVATINELVNFKKKSLTVAHLVSIMIALRITDLRDLIEIEFDDEVKAYFQQENQRMKNGFTPDLNKTVDRNVKQMSEGTRN; encoded by the coding sequence GTGATCCACCAGAAGACAAATTCAATCGTGATTGAATCACTGAATAAATTTCCCCATAAAATTCACATAAAATTGGGAGACATCCTGAAGGAAAGAGGGTTGACACAGGGAGACCTTCACCGTTTGACGGGGTTGCGCGTGGCAACGATCAATGAATTGGTCAACTTTAAGAAAAAGTCCCTCACTGTCGCTCATCTTGTTTCCATCATGATCGCCCTCAGGATCACGGATCTGCGGGATCTCATCGAGATTGAATTCGATGACGAAGTCAAAGCCTATTTCCAACAAGAGAATCAACGAATGAAGAATGGATTCACCCCCGACTTGAACAAAACCGTTGACCGGAACGTGAAGCAGATGTCGGAAGGGACCAGGAATTAA
- the gatA gene encoding Asp-tRNA(Asn)/Glu-tRNA(Gln) amidotransferase subunit GatA: MSLFDHKLSELHELLHKKEVSVTDLVSESYKRIGDVEDKVKAFLTLDEENARNKAKALDEKLGTDESKGLLFGMPIGIKDNIVTKGLRTTSGSKILENFDPIYDATVMNKLHTAETITIGKLNMDEFAMGSSTENSGYQKTSNPWNLDTVPGGSSGGSAASVAAGEVPFSLGSDTGGSIRQPAAFTGTVGLKPTYGRVSRFGLIAFASSLDQIGPITRNVEDNAYLLQAIAGVDANDSTSANVEVPNYAAALTGDVKGLKIAVPKEYLGEGVGEEARQAVLASLKVLEGLGATWEEVSLPHSKYGVATYYLLASSEASANLARFDGVRYGYRSPNAENLIDLYKKTRAEGFGDEVKRRIMLGTFALSSGYYDAYYKKAQQARTLIKKDFEDVFEKFDVILGPTTPTPAFKIGEKIDDPLTMYANDILTIPVNLAGVPGISVPCGFSSTGLPLGLQIIGKHFDESTIYRVAHAFEQATDFHKKRPQL; encoded by the coding sequence ATGTCATTATTCGACCATAAATTATCAGAACTGCACGAACTTCTTCATAAGAAGGAAGTTTCGGTAACGGATCTCGTAAGCGAATCCTACAAGCGTATCGGCGATGTAGAAGATAAAGTGAAGGCATTCCTCACATTGGATGAAGAGAATGCCCGGAATAAAGCAAAAGCCCTGGATGAAAAACTCGGCACAGATGAAAGCAAAGGCCTTCTATTCGGTATGCCGATCGGGATCAAGGATAATATCGTCACGAAAGGCCTTCGTACGACATCGGGAAGTAAGATCCTTGAGAACTTCGATCCAATCTATGATGCAACGGTCATGAATAAATTACATACAGCCGAAACCATCACGATCGGGAAACTGAATATGGATGAGTTCGCCATGGGTTCTTCCACTGAAAACTCCGGCTACCAGAAGACAAGCAACCCTTGGAATCTTGACACGGTACCCGGTGGTTCTTCAGGTGGATCCGCTGCGTCTGTTGCTGCAGGCGAAGTGCCATTCTCCCTTGGTTCCGACACAGGTGGATCGATCCGCCAGCCGGCAGCTTTCACAGGTACAGTCGGGTTGAAACCTACTTATGGCCGCGTGTCGCGTTTCGGACTGATCGCGTTTGCTTCATCCCTTGACCAGATCGGACCGATCACAAGGAACGTAGAAGACAATGCGTATCTCCTTCAGGCGATTGCAGGCGTGGATGCCAATGACTCAACCTCTGCAAACGTGGAAGTACCGAACTATGCTGCTGCCCTTACAGGAGATGTGAAAGGCCTTAAGATCGCCGTTCCGAAAGAATACCTCGGAGAAGGCGTTGGGGAAGAAGCGCGTCAGGCTGTCCTTGCTTCCTTGAAGGTCCTAGAAGGACTTGGTGCCACGTGGGAAGAAGTATCCCTTCCACATTCAAAATACGGTGTGGCAACCTACTATCTCCTTGCATCATCTGAAGCATCTGCTAACCTTGCCCGCTTCGACGGCGTGCGCTATGGCTACCGCTCACCGAATGCAGAGAATCTCATAGACCTTTACAAGAAAACCCGTGCTGAAGGTTTCGGGGACGAAGTGAAGAGAAGGATCATGCTCGGAACATTCGCCCTCAGCTCCGGTTACTATGATGCGTATTACAAAAAAGCACAGCAGGCGCGTACGTTGATCAAGAAGGATTTCGAAGATGTATTCGAGAAATTCGACGTCATCCTCGGGCCAACGACACCGACACCTGCATTCAAAATCGGTGAAAAGATCGACGATCCACTCACCATGTATGCCAACGATATCCTGACGATTCCGGTAAACCTTGCAGGAGTGCCAGGGATTTCAGTTCCATGCGGCTTCTCTTCAACAGGTCTTCCGCTCGGTCTTCAGATCATCGGAAAGCATTTCGACGAAAGCACTATTTATCGCGTTGCCCATGCATTCGAACAGGCAACGGACTTCCATAAAAAAAGACCACAACTGTAA
- the rlmD gene encoding 23S rRNA (uracil(1939)-C(5))-methyltransferase RlmD — MKRIAPITKNEYIEEAHFEDLTHDGNGVTKVEGFPIFVPDALPGETGRVKVVKVGKGFGFGRLVERHSDSPFRQEPPCPIYSECGGCQIQNMTYEGQLQAKEKNVRDVLERIGKLRDLPVHPVLGMEEPWRYRNKAQVPVGLQDGRLVAGFYQKRSHEIIDMDHCIIQYEKNDEVIQKVKDLCADLGIQPYNEQSHKGVLRHIMTRTAFTTGEVMVVIVTRTKALPNKEELIKGLTQSISGLKSIVHNVNGKRTNVIMGDDTRVLWGEEVIHDSIGDVKFAISARSFYQVNPEQTKVLYDQALAYADLQGEETVIDAYCGIGTISLFLAQKAKKVYGVEIVPQAIEDARKNAALNGMDNVEFEAGPAEVVIPAWYEKGIKADVLVVDPPRKGCDEALLNTILSMKPKKVVYVSCNPATLARDLKILEAGGYRTKEVQPVDMFPQTMHCEAVARIEWEGDPHVSDD; from the coding sequence ATGAAAAGAATAGCACCCATTACTAAAAATGAATATATCGAAGAAGCACATTTCGAGGATTTGACCCATGACGGCAATGGCGTAACCAAAGTGGAGGGGTTCCCCATTTTCGTTCCGGACGCCCTACCCGGCGAAACCGGTCGTGTCAAGGTCGTGAAGGTCGGTAAAGGCTTCGGCTTCGGGCGACTGGTTGAGAGACACAGTGACAGTCCCTTCAGGCAGGAGCCCCCGTGTCCGATCTACTCGGAATGTGGAGGATGTCAAATCCAGAATATGACGTATGAAGGGCAGCTTCAGGCAAAAGAAAAGAACGTCCGCGATGTGCTCGAGAGGATCGGGAAACTCCGTGATCTCCCTGTCCACCCCGTCCTCGGGATGGAAGAGCCGTGGCGCTACCGGAACAAGGCTCAGGTACCCGTTGGGCTTCAAGACGGCAGACTGGTGGCCGGATTCTACCAAAAGCGAAGCCATGAAATCATCGATATGGATCACTGTATCATCCAGTACGAGAAGAATGATGAAGTGATCCAGAAGGTGAAGGATCTATGCGCAGACCTCGGTATCCAGCCTTATAATGAACAGTCTCATAAGGGTGTCCTCCGCCACATCATGACGAGGACGGCATTCACCACGGGTGAAGTCATGGTGGTCATTGTCACGCGGACCAAAGCCCTTCCCAATAAAGAGGAGCTGATCAAGGGGCTAACCCAGTCAATCAGCGGCCTGAAGTCCATCGTCCATAATGTGAATGGCAAAAGGACGAATGTGATCATGGGAGATGATACCCGGGTACTGTGGGGGGAAGAAGTCATTCACGACAGCATCGGGGATGTGAAGTTCGCCATATCGGCACGGTCGTTCTATCAGGTGAATCCTGAGCAGACGAAGGTCCTTTACGATCAGGCCTTGGCATATGCCGACCTTCAGGGAGAAGAAACGGTCATTGATGCCTACTGCGGAATCGGCACCATTTCACTATTCCTCGCGCAGAAGGCAAAGAAAGTATATGGAGTGGAAATCGTCCCTCAGGCCATCGAGGACGCCCGGAAGAATGCGGCGTTGAACGGTATGGACAATGTAGAATTCGAGGCAGGACCCGCCGAAGTCGTCATTCCAGCCTGGTATGAGAAGGGCATCAAAGCCGATGTCCTTGTCGTGGACCCTCCACGTAAAGGCTGCGATGAAGCACTCTTGAACACCATTCTTTCCATGAAGCCGAAGAAGGTGGTCTACGTGTCCTGCAACCCCGCCACCCTGGCAAGGGATCTGAAGATCCTTGAAGCAGGTGGCTACCGGACGAAAGAGGTGCAGCCTGTGGATATGTTCCCGCAAACGATGCACTGCGAAGCCGTCGCACGTATTGAATGGGAAGGGGACCCCCATGTATCTGACGATTGA
- a CDS encoding diacylglycerol kinase, protein MKRARIIYNPTSGRELFKKHLAEVLIKLEQAGYETSVHATICEGDATKAAQIAVERRYDIVVAAGGDGTLNEVVNGLAEQDYRPKLGIVPMGTTNDFARALHIPRDISSAIDIITKGESIPVDIGRMNDRYFINIAGGGRITELTYEVPSKLKTMIGQLAYYLKGIEMLPSIKPTDVSIEYDGKLFEGEAMLFLIGLTNSVGGFEKLAPDASINDGLFSLLILKKTNLAEFIRIASMALRGDHVKDPHVIYTQANRIKIKAKEKVQLNVDGELGGVLPAEFENLYRHLQVFVPLDKIRPEDKAL, encoded by the coding sequence ATGAAACGAGCAAGAATTATATATAATCCTACTTCCGGGAGGGAGCTTTTCAAGAAGCATCTTGCCGAAGTGCTGATCAAGCTGGAACAGGCAGGTTATGAAACCTCTGTCCATGCAACGATCTGTGAAGGGGATGCGACCAAGGCCGCCCAGATCGCCGTTGAGCGACGTTATGATATCGTGGTGGCAGCAGGCGGGGACGGTACGCTCAATGAAGTCGTGAACGGACTTGCCGAACAGGACTACCGGCCTAAGCTTGGGATCGTCCCTATGGGAACGACAAATGATTTTGCCAGGGCCCTCCATATCCCGAGGGATATTAGCTCTGCCATCGATATCATCACGAAGGGCGAGTCCATACCGGTCGATATCGGTCGTATGAATGATCGCTACTTCATTAATATCGCAGGCGGCGGAAGGATCACGGAGCTTACATATGAAGTGCCGAGCAAGCTGAAGACGATGATCGGACAGCTTGCCTATTACTTGAAAGGCATCGAAATGCTCCCTTCCATCAAGCCGACCGATGTATCGATCGAGTATGACGGGAAGCTATTCGAAGGCGAAGCGATGCTGTTTTTGATCGGTCTGACGAATTCAGTCGGCGGGTTCGAAAAGCTTGCCCCTGATGCGTCCATCAATGATGGATTATTCTCTTTGTTGATCCTGAAAAAGACCAATCTGGCAGAATTCATCCGGATTGCTTCCATGGCCCTCCGAGGGGATCATGTCAAGGATCCGCATGTGATTTATACGCAGGCCAATCGTATCAAGATCAAGGCAAAGGAAAAGGTACAGCTGAACGTAGACGGCGAGCTCGGTGGAGTGCTTCCTGCCGAATTCGAGAATCTTTACCGTCATCTCCAGGTGTTTGTCCCATTGGATAAGATCCGCCCGGAAGACAAGGCACTGTGA
- a CDS encoding AbrB family transcriptional regulator, with product MRILASLIVGFIGGGIFTLLHVPLSWMLGAMVSMFIAKKWGKIDLKWPPMLRNLALVIVGYSIGHSFSKRTVVEIFTQLPTMLLMTIFIIVFSMGLAFIITKATGINLASTITGSVPGGLSQMVVLGEEMKNVNLTVVTILQVVRVLSVVCIVPFLVFSPLLGGEAANTSGVPPTDPASFRWGLLLFFAVAVITGLLAKKIRFPTPFLLGPILVIGGCMIGGAGVPDMPGVFIILAQLSLGIYFSFMLDISPSRQLTAFILWSVVTSIGLLAFSIGLSFLLSSWHHISFMTAFISLSPGGMAEMALLGHAVGADLSIITGYHLFRILFILFLMPPALKAIFKLPYFKESDNSRRASS from the coding sequence ATGAGAATACTTGCATCATTGATCGTAGGCTTCATTGGCGGAGGCATATTCACTCTTCTCCACGTTCCGTTATCGTGGATGCTCGGGGCCATGGTTTCCATGTTCATCGCGAAGAAATGGGGGAAGATCGATCTGAAATGGCCGCCCATGCTGAGAAATCTGGCCCTCGTCATCGTCGGATATTCCATCGGTCACTCTTTCAGTAAACGGACCGTGGTGGAGATCTTCACTCAGCTTCCCACCATGTTGTTGATGACCATCTTCATCATCGTTTTCAGCATGGGGCTTGCCTTCATCATCACCAAGGCGACGGGCATCAACCTGGCCTCCACCATCACGGGTAGTGTGCCGGGAGGATTGTCCCAAATGGTGGTCCTAGGGGAGGAAATGAAAAATGTGAACCTGACGGTGGTGACGATCCTTCAGGTTGTCCGGGTCCTCAGTGTCGTATGTATCGTCCCCTTCCTCGTGTTCAGCCCCTTGCTCGGAGGCGAAGCGGCGAATACGTCTGGGGTCCCGCCGACAGATCCGGCGTCGTTCCGTTGGGGACTGCTGCTCTTTTTCGCAGTAGCTGTCATCACGGGGCTGCTGGCGAAGAAGATCCGCTTTCCTACTCCCTTTCTCCTTGGCCCGATCCTAGTGATCGGAGGCTGTATGATCGGAGGGGCAGGAGTGCCGGATATGCCTGGGGTGTTCATCATCCTGGCCCAGCTTTCCCTCGGGATCTACTTCAGCTTCATGCTGGATATCTCCCCTTCAAGGCAGCTGACGGCCTTCATCCTTTGGTCGGTCGTCACATCGATCGGCCTGCTCGCCTTTTCCATAGGGCTCAGCTTCCTGCTCAGCAGTTGGCATCATATCTCCTTCATGACGGCATTCATCAGCCTATCACCGGGGGGGATGGCAGAGATGGCACTGCTGGGTCACGCAGTCGGAGCCGATCTATCCATCATCACCGGGTATCATCTGTTCAGGATCCTATTCATCCTGTTCCTCATGCCGCCAGCACTGAAGGCGATATTCAAGCTTCCCTATTTCAAGGAATCAGACAACTCTAGAAGAGCATCTTCTTGA
- a CDS encoding DUF4257 domain-containing protein: protein MLMGGIGGLGHILVFKNGHFTFPRKFIDDQGEKHYVFGSVKDIIIGVLAGFISVLPVVDTVPVWYIIYISLLSGIGGSSVITRKIEQNLAETKASYIQELSHYQLELTSKGGSSNHNEVKPVDDVEEQKNQG, encoded by the coding sequence ATGTTGATGGGTGGTATTGGAGGCTTGGGGCATATCCTGGTATTCAAGAATGGCCATTTCACTTTCCCACGGAAATTCATCGATGACCAGGGTGAGAAACACTATGTGTTTGGTTCGGTCAAGGACATCATCATCGGGGTATTAGCCGGATTCATATCCGTGCTGCCAGTTGTTGATACAGTCCCGGTCTGGTATATCATCTATATCAGTTTATTATCGGGAATCGGGGGAAGTTCCGTCATCACGCGAAAAATCGAACAAAATCTTGCAGAGACGAAGGCGTCTTATATTCAAGAGCTATCTCATTATCAGCTCGAACTGACCTCTAAGGGAGGATCTTCAAATCATAATGAGGTGAAACCTGTTGACGATGTGGAAGAACAAAAGAATCAAGGTTGA
- the gatC gene encoding Asp-tRNA(Asn)/Glu-tRNA(Gln) amidotransferase subunit GatC, with protein MSRISEEQVKHVAHLARLAITEDEVKRFTGQLDAIIGFAEQLNELDTSSVDATSHVLDMKNVMREDKPGTGLPREDVLKNAPDHKDGQVRVPSILD; from the coding sequence ATGTCCAGAATTTCCGAAGAGCAGGTGAAGCACGTTGCCCACCTGGCACGACTGGCCATCACAGAAGATGAAGTAAAACGATTCACAGGTCAACTTGACGCCATCATCGGCTTCGCTGAACAGTTGAACGAGCTGGATACATCCAGTGTCGACGCGACAAGCCATGTACTGGATATGAAGAATGTCATGCGCGAGGACAAGCCGGGCACCGGTCTGCCACGCGAAGACGTATTGAAGAATGCACCGGATCACAAAGACGGACAGGTACGCGTACCATCGATCTTGGATTAA
- a CDS encoding antibiotic biosynthesis monooxygenase family protein encodes MYIVHSTFNVPPEKADEVISIYQKRSGLVDQAEGFQRFLLLQNEKKSGEITVHMEWDTKKHFMTWVQGEDFKRIHELEKKYPDQGLAAIVPSIDKFKVVAY; translated from the coding sequence ATGTATATCGTTCATTCAACATTCAATGTTCCGCCGGAAAAAGCCGATGAAGTCATCTCCATCTACCAAAAGCGTTCCGGACTGGTGGATCAGGCGGAAGGATTTCAGCGCTTCCTTCTTTTACAAAATGAGAAGAAGTCTGGGGAAATTACAGTACATATGGAGTGGGATACAAAGAAACATTTCATGACGTGGGTCCAGGGGGAAGATTTCAAGAGGATCCATGAGTTAGAGAAGAAATATCCGGATCAGGGGCTTGCAGCCATCGTTCCATCCATTGATAAATTCAAGGTGGTGGCGTACTGA
- a CDS encoding excisionase family DNA-binding protein, which produces MYLTIEETAEYLSLPVAYIESLILERKVRAVHDGERYLINKEQFTHHLEQMEKMKRQLAEYWNEPIPEDPDVKDED; this is translated from the coding sequence ATGTATCTGACGATTGAAGAAACAGCAGAGTATCTTTCCCTCCCAGTCGCCTATATCGAAAGCCTCATCCTTGAACGGAAGGTACGGGCTGTACATGATGGAGAGCGGTACTTGATCAATAAAGAGCAATTCACCCACCATCTTGAACAGATGGAGAAGATGAAGCGTCAGCTTGCCGAGTATTGGAATGAGCCGATACCGGAAGACCCTGATGTGAAAGACGAGGACTGA
- a CDS encoding arylamine N-acetyltransferase encodes MDAVASYVQFLHMKIEKPTLNYLQRLIGQHLLKIPYETFSKFHYFNSGETYVPSLDTFVDNLHSRGWGGTCFTLNINFGRLLTRLGFECRFVRVNPGHLGLMVSIDGRKLYVDVGYGSPIMKPIELESRQKHILHGFGEEIIFSKKDHVEFEIDRRSNGKTFVKKVIEWVPLDEEELVPDIEASYADTDDNVTMRRITAVRFQGNQCYFLRNRSLKVMTYRNIREYQMKDFEKWKEIIQEVYQFDSLALRDSIRFLEDRKIDLFP; translated from the coding sequence ATGGATGCAGTAGCAAGCTATGTGCAATTTTTACATATGAAAATAGAAAAGCCGACGCTCAATTATCTCCAGCGCCTCATCGGCCAGCATCTTCTGAAGATCCCTTATGAGACATTCAGTAAATTTCATTATTTCAATTCAGGCGAGACGTACGTACCGTCCCTGGACACCTTTGTGGACAATCTCCATTCAAGGGGATGGGGAGGGACGTGTTTCACCTTGAACATCAACTTTGGCAGGCTTCTGACGCGTCTCGGGTTTGAATGCCGTTTTGTACGTGTCAATCCCGGCCATCTCGGCCTGATGGTCTCCATCGACGGCAGGAAACTATATGTCGATGTGGGGTATGGATCCCCCATCATGAAGCCGATCGAGCTTGAGTCCAGACAAAAGCATATCCTCCATGGATTCGGTGAAGAAATCATCTTCTCGAAGAAGGATCACGTGGAGTTCGAAATCGACAGGCGCTCCAACGGGAAGACCTTCGTGAAAAAAGTGATCGAATGGGTGCCCCTTGATGAGGAAGAGCTTGTACCGGACATTGAAGCTTCCTATGCCGATACGGACGATAATGTCACAATGAGGAGGATCACGGCGGTCCGCTTCCAGGGCAATCAATGCTACTTCCTCAGGAACCGATCCTTGAAGGTCATGACCTACCGGAATATCCGCGAATATCAAATGAAGGACTTTGAAAAATGGAAGGAAATCATCCAGGAAGTGTATCAATTCGATTCCTTGGCGCTCCGTGATTCCATCCGATTCCTGGAAGACAGGAAGATCGATCTTTTTCCGTGA
- a CDS encoding cupin domain-containing protein: MKIYEFTKESGKTITRFNSSGVTIHPLLKPDSPFQIGYFYLEAKSVLGMHPAMCDQVLMITSGNGWVRVKDGEKRPVKAGMAVYWSEGEDHESGTETGMTAIVAEGSDLDPKRFLSSLQPGD; the protein is encoded by the coding sequence ATGAAAATATATGAGTTCACTAAAGAATCCGGTAAAACCATAACCCGGTTCAACAGCAGCGGGGTGACGATCCATCCCCTTTTGAAGCCTGATTCACCATTCCAGATCGGCTATTTTTATCTTGAGGCAAAGAGCGTCCTCGGAATGCATCCGGCCATGTGCGACCAAGTGCTTATGATCACGTCCGGCAATGGATGGGTACGGGTGAAGGATGGGGAAAAGCGTCCTGTAAAGGCAGGAATGGCTGTGTATTGGAGCGAAGGTGAAGATCATGAATCAGGAACTGAAACGGGCATGACCGCCATCGTCGCGGAAGGTTCGGACTTGGACCCCAAGCGCTTCCTGTCTTCCCTTCAACCGGGGGATTAA
- the gatB gene encoding Asp-tRNA(Asn)/Glu-tRNA(Gln) amidotransferase subunit GatB, which translates to MNFETIIGLEVHVELKTDSKMFSPAPNHFGADPNTNTNVIDLGYPGVLPVVNKRAIEFGMKAAMALNCEIATDTKFDRKNYFYPDNPKAYQISQFDKPIGENGWIEIEVNGEKKRIGITRLHLEEDAGKLTHSGDGYSLVDYNRQGTPLIEIVSEPDIRTPEEAYAYLEKLKSIIQYTGVSDCKMEEGSLRCDANISLRPIGQEKFGTKAELKNLNSFNFVKKGLEHEVVRQEKVLLSGGIIEQETRRFDESTGKTLLMRVKEGSDDYRYFPEPDLLNLHIDQEWMDRIRAEIPELPDARKKRYVEDMGLPAYDAMVLTLTKEMSDFFEATVAKGADSKQASNWLMGEVSAYLNAQQKELSDIALTPEGLAGMISLIEKGTISSKIAKKVFKELVENGGDPEVIVKEKGLVQISDEGALLKIVTETLDANPQSIEDFKNGKDRAIGFLVGQIMKATKGQANPPMVNKLLLQEIKKR; encoded by the coding sequence ATGAACTTTGAAACGATAATCGGACTTGAAGTCCACGTAGAATTGAAGACGGACAGTAAAATGTTCTCTCCGGCTCCGAACCATTTCGGTGCCGATCCGAATACGAATACGAATGTCATCGACCTTGGCTACCCGGGTGTCCTTCCCGTGGTCAACAAGCGCGCGATCGAATTCGGCATGAAGGCCGCCATGGCCCTCAACTGTGAAATCGCAACTGATACGAAGTTCGACCGAAAGAACTACTTCTATCCTGATAATCCGAAAGCCTACCAGATCTCCCAGTTCGACAAGCCGATCGGTGAAAACGGCTGGATCGAAATCGAAGTAAACGGCGAGAAGAAGCGCATCGGTATTACCCGACTTCACCTTGAAGAAGATGCCGGTAAACTGACTCACTCAGGAGACGGCTATTCACTCGTCGACTACAACCGTCAGGGTACTCCCCTTATCGAGATCGTATCCGAGCCTGATATCCGTACACCGGAAGAGGCCTATGCCTATCTTGAAAAGCTGAAATCCATCATTCAATACACCGGTGTATCCGACTGTAAGATGGAAGAAGGATCCCTCCGCTGCGATGCGAACATCTCCCTCCGTCCGATCGGTCAGGAGAAATTCGGTACAAAAGCAGAGCTTAAGAACCTGAACTCATTCAACTTCGTCAAGAAGGGACTTGAGCATGAGGTTGTTCGCCAGGAGAAAGTTCTTCTTTCAGGCGGCATCATCGAGCAGGAGACGCGCCGATTTGATGAATCGACGGGTAAAACCCTTCTCATGCGTGTCAAGGAAGGATCAGACGACTATCGTTACTTCCCGGAACCGGATCTATTGAACCTTCATATCGATCAAGAGTGGATGGATCGCATCCGCGCTGAGATTCCTGAGCTTCCTGACGCACGTAAAAAGCGCTACGTAGAAGACATGGGACTGCCGGCATACGATGCCATGGTGTTGACGCTCACGAAGGAAATGTCCGACTTCTTCGAAGCGACTGTCGCCAAGGGTGCAGACTCGAAGCAGGCGTCCAACTGGCTCATGGGTGAAGTATCGGCTTACTTGAATGCCCAGCAAAAAGAGCTCAGCGATATCGCTTTGACACCTGAAGGTCTTGCGGGAATGATCAGCTTGATCGAGAAGGGGACAATTTCTTCCAAGATCGCGAAGAAAGTGTTCAAGGAGCTTGTGGAAAACGGTGGAGATCCAGAAGTGATCGTGAAGGAGAAGGGACTTGTCCAAATTTCGGATGAGGGAGCCCTCCTCAAGATCGTGACGGAAACGCTGGATGCGAATCCGCAGTCCATCGAAGACTTCAAGAATGGTAAGGATCGTGCGATTGGATTCCTTGTCGGCCAGATTATGAAGGCGACTAAGGGTCAGGCGAATCCGCCGATGGTCAATAAGCTTCTCTTGCAGGAGATTAAGAAACGCTAA